A genomic stretch from Malus domestica chromosome 15, GDT2T_hap1 includes:
- the LOC114821830 gene encoding uncharacterized protein — translation MHLYNNTMQIPNEPRPCQNQTPTRLGFGFKALILDPKKNPSHKTCSMTLSDLLSPTSSSLLSGDYIGMESSTDVLKDGEDHQLLPKVTGSGGDGHDGNFGQRVRSRREQKWALKNKEFPPPIPLLARTENLPSRMPWVLKRHCTDDGRLILTEEKVRHHEYFRAHRSNGRLTLQLIPLDDEILISPFACNGNGNGNENENHNGNDDDNDVGEGGHDDNDSCEDDDEDDVVEDKKNSGTGASAASAGKCFSFNSVGTGSPCIFGVPVLPTIRHVHS, via the coding sequence ATGCACTTGTATAATAACACCATGCAGATCCCCAATGAGCCTCGCCCATGCCAAAACCAAACTCCAACCCGCCTAGGATTTGGTTTCAAGGCCTTAATCCTAGACCccaaaaaaaacccatctcATAAAACTTGCTCCATGACGCTCTCCGACTTGCTATCCCCAACTTCCTCTTCTCTTTTGAGTGGAGATTACATTGGAATGGAGAGCTCGACTGACGTGCTTAAGGACGGTGAGGATCATCAACTGCTACCGAAGGTGACCGGTAGTGGTGGTGATGGGCATGATGGTAATTTTGGTCAGAGGGTAAGGAGTAGGAGGGAGCAAAAATGGGCATTGAAGAATAAGGAGTTTCCACCTCCTATACCTTTGTTGGCACGCACTGAGAACTTGCCCTCTCGTATGCCTTGGGTGTTGAAGAGGCATTGCACAGATGATGGGAGATTGATTCTCACGGAGGAGAAGGTTAGGCATCATGAGTACTTCAGGGCTCATAGGTCAAATGGCAGGCTCACTTTGCAGCTTATACCGCTTGATGATGAGATTTTGATTTCCCCATTTGCTTGCAATGGGAATGGGAATGGGAATGAGAACGAGAATCATAATGGGAATGATGATGATAATGATGTTGGTGAAGGTGGCCACGACGACAACGATAGTTGTGAAGATGATGACGAGGATGATGTGgttgaagataaaaaaaatagtggGACTGGGGCATCAGCAGCTTCAGCCGGGAAGTGCTTTAGTTTCAATAGCGTGGGAACAGGTTCACCCTGCATATTTGGAGTGCCAGTGCTGCCAACCATCAGGCATGTTCACAGTTAG